A genomic segment from Glycine soja cultivar W05 chromosome 18, ASM419377v2, whole genome shotgun sequence encodes:
- the LOC114397430 gene encoding probable serine/threonine-protein kinase PBL7, giving the protein MGLFPLLSCFSINDPGENRLLGTTTFNILEELCTHFSLEEIKSAVRNIKKPSVIGEDSFGVVYKGYLKKGATTVAIKWFRKGSLSGLSESQLKNEVLFLCQLHHPNIMPLIGFCIERDHPHLILVHEYMLNGALSDHLHPKSNHKVDPLPWKRRLQICIGVARGLHYLHTGGLLLSKRGSIDVANSSLVARNHDTFAYCDPEYLATGILTVKSNVFSFGVVLLEVKK; this is encoded by the exons ATGGGTCTTTTTCCACTTTTGTCGTGTTTCTCTATCAATGATCCAGGGGAAAACAGACTACTCGGGACAACAACCTTCAACATCCTGGAAGAACTTTGCACCCACTTTTCACTTGAAGAGATAAAGTCAGCAGTGAGAAACATCAAGAAACCTTCGGTGATTGGAGAAGATTCATTCGGGGTTGTGTACAAAGGTTATCTGAAAAAAGGTGCTACCACTGTTGCAATTAAGTGGTTCAGGAAGGGTTCTCTTTCTGGTCTCTCAGAGTCTCAGTTGAAGAACGAGGTTCTCTTCCTTTGTCAGCTCCACCACCCCAACATCATGCCTTTAATTGGATTTTGCATTGAAAGAGACCACCCCCATCTGATTCTTGTCCATGAATACATGCTTAACGGTGCCCTCAGTGATCACCTTCATCCTAAAAGCAATCACAAAGTTGATCCACTACCGTGGAAAAGGAGGCTTCAAATTTGCATTGGTGTTGCACGTGGATTGCACTATCTACACACAGGAG GCTTGTTGTTGTCCAAAAGGGGAAGTATTGATGTCGCAAATTCATCTCTTGTTGCTAGAAACCATGACACTTTCGCATATTGTGATCCTGAGTATTTGGCAACCGGCATCTTGACTGTGAAATCAAACGTGTTTTCATTTGGGGTGGTTCTATTGGAAGTG AAAAAATAG